GCGGGTCTTCTCCCAAGCCAGCACATCGGCGTTATCGGGCGAGGCCAGCGCCGCCTTGGCGTCGCAGGCAAAGATGGAAGCCGCGCGCTCCGGCAACTGCTCCAAGCGGTCTACCGAGGGCGCCAGCAGCTCCACCACCTTCTCGAACCACGCCCGCGCGCTCGCCTCCGGCTGCTCCGTCATCCAGCCCGCTTTGATGAAAAACGGCAGGCTCAGCTCCGCCACCCGCTTCGCCCCAGACTGCTTTACAAACTGCCGGTTCAGCCAGTAGAGCTTCTCGAAGTCGAAGATGGCCGGAGAAGCGGTGACGCGCTCGAGCGAGAACTCCTTGAGCAGTTCGTCTTTGGTGAAGATCTCGCGGTCGCCGCCGCTGGGCGCCCAGCCCAGGAGGCCCAGGTAGTTCATCAGCGCCTCTGGCAGCACGCCCATCTCGCGGAAGTTCTCGAGGGAGGTGGCGCCGTGGCGCTTGGAGAGCCGTTCCCGGTCGCTCCCGAGGATGGTCGAAAGGTGCGCGAACTCGGGCGGCAGCCATCCCAGCGCCTCGTAGAGCGCCACCTGCTTGGGGGTGTTGGAGAGGTGGTCGTCGCCGCGGATGACGTGAGTGATCTTCATCAGTGCATCGTCGATCACCACCACGTAGTTATAAACCGGCAGGCCGCTGGAGCGCAGGATGATGGGATCGCTCACCACCTCGTGGGCGAACTCCACATCTCCATGCACCAGGTCGTGGAAGCGGATGGGATGTTCGGGGATTTGCAGGCGGATGGCCGCGGCCTCTCCCGCAGCCCGACGACTCGCCGACTCCTTGGGATCAAGCGCCCGGCACTTGCCGGAATAGCGCGGCGAGCGGTGCTCGGCCAGCGCCCGCTTGCGCTCCTGCCCCAGCTCCTCGGCGGTGCAGAAACAGAGGTAGGCCTTGCCCTCGGCCACCAGACGCTCGGCGTGCTCGCGGTACACCGCCATCCGCTCCGACTGGCGGTAGGGACCGAGCGGCCCGCCCACGTCCGGGCCTTCGTCCCAGTCGAGCCCCAGCCACTTCAGGTCTTGGAAGATCTGCGCCTCTGAGCCGGGTTCGTGGCGCTCCAGGTCGGTGTCTTCGATGCGGAGAATGAACGTGCCGCCCTGCTGCCGCGCGAACAACCAGTTGAAGAGCGCAGTGCGCGCGTTGCCGACGTGCAGATGCCCGGTCGGCGAAGGCGCGAAGCGGACGCGCACCTTCCCGGGTTGATTTGTGATTTGCAATTTGTGATTTGTAATCTGCGTAACCAGCAGCAACCGGACTTGTTCCCATTACAAATTACAAATTGCAGATTCTCAAATCTCTTTGTATCCCTTCCTTCCCATCAGCCCGTAGGTGAGCTTCTTGCCCAGCTCGACGCCGGGCTGGTCGAAGGCGTCCACGCCGTAGAGCTCGCCCGCAAAGGCGGTTTGGAACTCCAGCATCTGGAAGAAGGCGCCGACGGTGTACTCGTCCACCTGGGCAAGCGTCCAGCGGCAGTTGGGACGCCCGGCGCGAGTGAGCGCCGCTTCCGTCGCCCGGCGCTCGGCGTCGAAGAGCGCTGAGAGCTTCTTGCCACCCAGGTAGCCGCAGGAGTCGTAGCGGGCGAAGTCCTTGGGGATGCGCACTTCCGCGCGCGGCTTCTCCACCGCCCAGAAGGTGACCATCTTGTCGCGCGGGCCTTCCATGTAGAGCTGCAACTGAGAGTGCTGATCGGTGACGCCCAGCGCCGCCACCGGCGTCTGCCCGGTCTCCACCACCTCGCCGGCGCGGTTCACGCGCTTGCCCAGCGACTCCGCCCAGAGTTGCCGGTACCAGAGCGCCGCGCCCCACAGGTAGGAGGAGTAGGCAAACACCACCTCGATCGATTTTTTCTTCCGCGTGTTGAGCGCGTGATGCACCACGGCGGATTCGAGCGCGGGATTCGCCTCGAGTTTCGGCGACCAGCAGCGCCGGGTGGCATCCGCGGCGCCGCGCAGCAGCTTCATCACGTCCAATCCAATGAGCGCCGCCGGGACTAGCCCCACCGGCGAGAGCACGCTGAAGCGCCCGCCCACGTTGGCGGGGATGAAGAACAGCGGATACTTCTCCTGCTTGGCGATGGCCAGCAGGTCGCCCTTCTTGGCGTCGGTGATGGCGATGATCTGCGCCCGCGCCTGCTTGCCCAGGGCCTCGGTCATCCATCGGCGCGCAATGAGGAAGGTGGCCAGAGTCTCCGCGGTGGAACCTGACTTGGCGATGACGCACACCGCGGTGCGCTCGGGGTCCAGGCGCTCGAGCACCGCCGCCACGAAGCCGGGATCCACGTTGTCGAGCGAGACCAGCCGCGGCCGCGCTTTCTTCCGCTTGCCGCTGGCCTTGCGCGCGGGCGAGGTCTGCACGGGATGTGGCCCGCGCATGGCCGCGTCCAGCGCATACGCTCCCAACGCCGACCCTCCGATGCCTACCACGAGCACGTCGTCGATGTTCGGCCGCAGGTCGTTGGCAAACTCCACCACCGCGCGCGCCGTGGCCGCGTCCTTGGGCAGATCGGGAAAGCCGATCTCGCCGGAGCGCGCCCGCTGGCGAAAGGACTCGACCGCCGCCCGTGCCGTGTTGGTCTGGAGGTCGCCCGCGCTCAGGCCTTCGGCGCCGACCGCCGACTCCAGCGCGTTCCGGTAGTCGAACTCCGGCAATCTCATGGCGGGAGCATTAGAACCTAAAATCGGCGGAGAGGAAAGTCGCCGTTGTGGGAGATGAGAGAGGGTAGGGGTCCTTCGACTCGCCCGTCACATGCGTTCCGGGCTCGCTCAGGATGACAAGCCTATCGCTGATCGCTGATCTCTACTCCCGGACGCAGGTGCGGGTGATGCGATCGTGCCAGCCCAGGCCGTCTTCATCCACCACTGCCCACAGGAAGCCCAGGCCGAGCGAGGCGCAGGAGACCATCATGGCCAGCGCTCGCCAGCGCCTTTGGTGCCGGGGCACCGGGTTGCCGTCGAAGGTGGTGATCCGCAAGCCGGTCATCTGCAGGCCGGGGGTGGTCCCGCCGTACACCAGGAAGACGTACTGGTAGAGCGCCCAGAAGAAGCCGGGGAGGGCCAGAGCGAAGCCCGCCGCCATGCGCCAGGTAGGAGCGGCGCCGGTCATGTGCAGGAAGATGAGGCCGAACAGCCCAGTGGCCGTGACCACCACGAGCGCATCGACCAACCCGGCGAAGATGCGCTGCGAGGCCGGCGCCAGCCACAGCAGGACTTCCTGCTCCTGCCCGCGCACGTGGACGGTCTCCGCCGCCGCGGGCTCGAGGGTAATGCTGGCGATGGGCGGGGCGGCCACGGGCGCAGCGACTTCTTCCGGCGGCTCCTCGGCCTCGAGGATGCGCGGCTTCTCCACCACCG
This Terriglobales bacterium DNA region includes the following protein-coding sequences:
- the gltX gene encoding glutamate--tRNA ligase; this translates as MQITNQPGKVRVRFAPSPTGHLHVGNARTALFNWLFARQQGGTFILRIEDTDLERHEPGSEAQIFQDLKWLGLDWDEGPDVGGPLGPYRQSERMAVYREHAERLVAEGKAYLCFCTAEELGQERKRALAEHRSPRYSGKCRALDPKESASRRAAGEAAAIRLQIPEHPIRFHDLVHGDVEFAHEVVSDPIILRSSGLPVYNYVVVIDDALMKITHVIRGDDHLSNTPKQVALYEALGWLPPEFAHLSTILGSDRERLSKRHGATSLENFREMGVLPEALMNYLGLLGWAPSGGDREIFTKDELLKEFSLERVTASPAIFDFEKLYWLNRQFVKQSGAKRVAELSLPFFIKAGWMTEQPEASARAWFEKVVELLAPSVDRLEQLPERAASIFACDAKAALASPDNADVLAWEKTRAVIEAFCRRVPAGQAMTVEGFKSIVNEVKAETGAKGKELYHPIRLVITGSHSGPEFDKLIPILEEGSGLKLQKHVKNVRERAEEFLAVFSTK
- a CDS encoding glucose-6-phosphate isomerase; translation: MRLPEFDYRNALESAVGAEGLSAGDLQTNTARAAVESFRQRARSGEIGFPDLPKDAATARAVVEFANDLRPNIDDVLVVGIGGSALGAYALDAAMRGPHPVQTSPARKASGKRKKARPRLVSLDNVDPGFVAAVLERLDPERTAVCVIAKSGSTAETLATFLIARRWMTEALGKQARAQIIAITDAKKGDLLAIAKQEKYPLFFIPANVGGRFSVLSPVGLVPAALIGLDVMKLLRGAADATRRCWSPKLEANPALESAVVHHALNTRKKKSIEVVFAYSSYLWGAALWYRQLWAESLGKRVNRAGEVVETGQTPVAALGVTDQHSQLQLYMEGPRDKMVTFWAVEKPRAEVRIPKDFARYDSCGYLGGKKLSALFDAERRATEAALTRAGRPNCRWTLAQVDEYTVGAFFQMLEFQTAFAGELYGVDAFDQPGVELGKKLTYGLMGRKGYKEI